From Chryseobacterium gallinarum, one genomic window encodes:
- a CDS encoding DUF4136 domain-containing protein — MKKYIFILLAAATLGLTSCSPFQVRSDYAETANFNSYKTYKIRIDDLKLNDIDKDRVLNELSRQLQSKGLQSGENPDLIVNVKANHKKITDITSSSPYGMWGWGGPFGWGIGMNRTWTSNYNEGALVVDLIDAKTNKLVWQGIGSGISVDSPRAKQRQIPEIMAEIMKNYPPQRK; from the coding sequence ATGAAAAAATATATTTTTATTTTGTTGGCAGCAGCTACATTAGGTTTAACGTCATGTAGCCCTTTTCAGGTACGTTCAGATTATGCTGAAACAGCCAATTTCAATTCTTATAAAACGTATAAAATAAGAATTGATGATTTAAAATTGAATGATATTGATAAAGACAGGGTTTTGAATGAGCTTTCAAGACAACTTCAAAGTAAGGGACTGCAGTCCGGAGAAAACCCGGATCTTATTGTTAACGTAAAAGCTAATCATAAAAAAATCACAGATATCACTTCCAGTTCTCCTTATGGAATGTGGGGCTGGGGTGGCCCTTTCGGATGGGGTATTGGTATGAACAGAACCTGGACCAGCAATTATAATGAAGGGGCATTGGTTGTAGATCTTATCGATGCGAAAACCAACAAATTGGTATGGCAGGGCATCGGAAGCGGGATCTCCGTAGATTCACCAAGAGCGAAACAAAGACAGATTCCCGAAATCATGGCCGAAATTATGAAAAATTATCCGCCTCAAAGAAAATAA
- a CDS encoding barstar family protein — MKTIYIDFTDIGDYEDFYTQLKEKIQLPEHFGDNLDALFDTITGDLEMPLHLEFVNMTVDQLEIFEDLLTTLEDAEEEVEDFSFSYYLEQYEDDDEDAETED, encoded by the coding sequence ATGAAGACAATATATATAGATTTTACAGACATAGGTGATTATGAAGATTTTTATACCCAATTAAAGGAAAAAATTCAGCTTCCTGAACATTTTGGTGATAATCTTGATGCACTTTTTGATACCATTACCGGGGATCTGGAAATGCCCCTCCACCTTGAATTCGTTAATATGACCGTAGATCAGCTTGAAATTTTTGAAGACCTGCTGACAACTCTGGAAGATGCTGAAGAGGAGGTGGAAGATTTTAGCTTCAGCTATTATCTGGAACAGTACGAAGACGATGATGAAGATGCGGAAACTGAGGATTAA
- a CDS encoding DUF5522 domain-containing protein: MAYFDIKEGEDFYYNEQGYKVFTEKFHLKRGYCCKSGCRHCPYGYDKKTDTFIKNDKKNK; the protein is encoded by the coding sequence ATGGCCTATTTTGACATCAAAGAAGGTGAGGACTTTTACTATAATGAACAGGGATATAAAGTTTTTACGGAAAAATTCCATCTGAAAAGGGGATATTGCTGTAAAAGCGGCTGCAGGCACTGTCCTTACGGGTACGACAAAAAGACTGATACATTCATTAAAAATGATAAAAAAAATAAATAA
- the namA gene encoding NADPH dehydrogenase NamA: MLYTPIQFRNVELKNRWVMSPMCMYSCENGLANDFHFVHYGSRAQGGTGLIMVEATGVEPKGRITNHCMGIWNDEQAQELQRIVDFVHAHSESKIGIQLAHAGRKGSTWNNKQISVEEGWETIAPSSIPYHPAERIPHALSTDEVKEQILNFKRAAGRAVKAGFDIIEIHAAHGYLIHQFLSPLSNIRTDEYGGSFENRIRFLIEIVDAVNEELNENTALFVRISGTEYAENGWDLESSVTLAKVLKEHGVDLVDVSSGGNIHGAKISVFDGYQVPFSSQVKNEASVKTGAVGLITTAEQAEEILQNGEADLIFVAREILRNPYLAVQGSFEMKENCFFPHQYTRAKISS; encoded by the coding sequence ATGCTATATACACCAATACAATTCAGGAATGTAGAGTTGAAAAACCGTTGGGTAATGTCTCCTATGTGTATGTATTCCTGTGAAAACGGCCTGGCTAACGACTTTCATTTTGTACATTACGGAAGCAGGGCACAAGGGGGAACAGGATTAATCATGGTAGAAGCAACAGGTGTAGAGCCCAAAGGAAGGATTACTAACCATTGTATGGGGATCTGGAATGATGAACAAGCTCAGGAACTGCAGAGAATTGTAGATTTTGTGCATGCACATTCAGAAAGTAAAATAGGAATCCAGTTGGCCCATGCCGGAAGGAAAGGTTCTACCTGGAATAATAAGCAAATCTCCGTTGAAGAGGGCTGGGAAACCATCGCTCCGAGTTCTATCCCTTATCATCCGGCAGAAAGGATTCCACACGCGTTAAGTACCGATGAGGTAAAAGAGCAGATCCTGAATTTTAAAAGAGCAGCTGGAAGAGCCGTAAAAGCCGGTTTTGATATTATTGAAATCCATGCAGCACACGGATATCTTATCCATCAGTTTCTATCACCATTATCCAATATCAGAACGGATGAATATGGCGGAAGTTTTGAAAACAGAATCAGATTTCTGATTGAAATTGTAGATGCCGTCAATGAAGAACTGAATGAAAATACAGCACTCTTTGTAAGAATTTCGGGAACAGAATATGCGGAGAATGGCTGGGACCTTGAAAGTAGTGTAACATTGGCTAAAGTTTTAAAAGAACATGGCGTAGACCTGGTAGATGTATCAAGTGGAGGAAATATACATGGAGCGAAAATTTCTGTTTTTGATGGATATCAGGTTCCTTTTTCTTCACAGGTAAAAAATGAAGCTTCCGTTAAAACAGGAGCGGTAGGTTTAATTACCACAGCAGAACAGGCAGAAGAAATTCTTCAAAACGGAGAGGCCGATTTGATCTTCGTGGCAAGGGAAATTCTAAGAAATCCCTACCTTGCCGTACAAGGCTCATTTGAAATGAAAGAAAACTGCTTTTTCCCTCATCAGTATACCAGAGCTAAAATTTCTTCATAA
- a CDS encoding endonuclease yields the protein MKKIILFSVFVGLTGLANAQAPAGYYNSANGLSGAALKTALSTIITNGHIDKGYNGLWTAYKTTDIDKNYENDGSILDIYSEKPTGPDPYQYTPGSNQCGTYSTEGNCYNREHIIPQSFFSKAAPMVSDIHFIRATDGKVNGMRSNYPFGKVGSATFTSMNGSKLGTSASSGYSGTVFEPIDEFKGDVARMIFYFVTRYQSKLSSFSSGNMLGSTAFPGLQTWELNVLLAWHNQDPVSQAEINRNNASYTYQGNRNPFIDNPGYVNLIWGSQQPSNDTQAPTAATALHVTGKTSSSISLSWTAATDNVGVTSYAVYMNGSLKTTVSSPSATISGLAPSTTYNFYVVAKDAAGNSSPNSSAVSATTDSGTTIPSTGCVNETFETIPTASTSSYLTRTWSNGGISWTATDARTDQTISNKAITVRSGSLTSGNSGNGIGSLTVTTQLKFSGNNGTFDVKVNGTTVGTIPYSATVTTTTINNINVSGNVTVSLVNNSTSNRVAIDDLKWTCYSGTAARQAQTIAPETATYKISPNPISNQEIFVKGDVQGIKKAEIYNLQGKALQSIDRPFRNGNSIKIKNLEQGIYILKLDNATMQFIVK from the coding sequence ATGAAAAAAATTATCTTATTCTCTGTGTTTGTGGGACTTACGGGACTTGCCAATGCACAGGCTCCGGCAGGTTATTATAATTCTGCAAACGGACTAAGTGGTGCGGCACTCAAAACAGCATTAAGTACTATCATTACCAACGGTCATATAGATAAAGGCTACAATGGTTTGTGGACCGCTTATAAAACAACTGATATTGATAAGAATTACGAAAACGACGGTTCTATTCTTGATATCTATTCAGAAAAGCCTACAGGGCCTGATCCTTACCAATATACTCCGGGAAGTAATCAATGCGGGACTTATTCCACGGAAGGAAACTGCTACAACAGAGAACATATTATCCCTCAAAGTTTTTTCAGCAAGGCCGCTCCAATGGTCTCCGACATTCATTTTATCAGAGCTACCGACGGAAAGGTGAATGGCATGAGAAGCAATTATCCGTTTGGAAAAGTAGGATCAGCCACATTTACGTCAATGAATGGTTCAAAGCTTGGTACTTCTGCTTCTTCGGGATATTCAGGAACGGTTTTTGAGCCGATTGATGAGTTTAAAGGAGATGTAGCCCGTATGATTTTTTATTTCGTAACCCGCTACCAGAGTAAACTTTCAAGCTTTTCTTCAGGAAATATGCTGGGAAGCACAGCCTTCCCGGGATTACAGACATGGGAACTGAATGTTCTTTTGGCATGGCATAATCAGGATCCTGTTTCGCAGGCAGAGATCAATAGAAATAATGCATCATATACTTATCAGGGTAACCGGAATCCTTTTATTGATAATCCAGGCTATGTAAATCTGATCTGGGGTTCTCAGCAACCAAGCAATGATACACAGGCTCCAACTGCAGCTACCGCTTTACATGTAACCGGAAAGACATCAAGCAGCATTTCCCTTTCCTGGACTGCCGCTACGGATAATGTAGGAGTTACTTCTTATGCCGTCTACATGAATGGCAGTCTGAAAACTACGGTAAGTTCTCCTTCTGCAACCATTTCTGGCCTAGCCCCTTCTACAACTTATAATTTCTATGTTGTGGCAAAAGATGCTGCTGGAAATTCGTCTCCGAACAGTTCTGCCGTTTCAGCAACTACTGATTCAGGAACGACGATTCCGTCTACAGGTTGTGTGAATGAAACTTTTGAAACCATTCCTACAGCCAGCACTTCTTCATATTTAACAAGAACATGGAGCAACGGAGGAATTTCATGGACAGCAACAGATGCCAGAACCGATCAGACGATCAGCAATAAAGCAATCACTGTGAGAAGCGGTTCTTTAACTTCAGGCAATTCCGGCAATGGAATCGGTTCTTTAACTGTTACCACTCAACTGAAGTTTTCCGGTAATAACGGAACTTTCGACGTGAAAGTAAATGGGACGACAGTAGGAACCATTCCTTACAGTGCAACAGTAACAACAACTACAATTAATAATATAAATGTTTCCGGTAATGTAACGGTAAGCCTGGTTAATAATTCCACAAGCAACAGGGTGGCTATTGATGATCTTAAATGGACCTGCTACTCAGGAACGGCTGCAAGACAGGCTCAGACAATTGCCCCGGAAACGGCTACTTATAAAATCTCTCCCAATCCGATCTCAAACCAGGAAATTTTTGTAAAAGGTGATGTTCAGGGTATCAAAAAAGCAGAGATCTACAATCTGCAGGGAAAGGCGCTTCAATCTATCGACAGACCTTTCAGGAATGGAAATTCCATCAAAATTAAAAATCTTGAACAGGGAATTTATATTTTGAAACTGGATAATGCTACAATGCAGTTTATCGTAAAATAA
- a CDS encoding ribonuclease domain-containing protein: MNNKIRAVLFMSLGLLFGMSVMYVYKNFIEDRNSRTNTVKTETVNYGSTAASDQHTAENTDSIEKLTEEKTVINYVKQNRRLPDYYITKGEARRQGWNPSRGNLCEVLPGKAIGGDRFGNREKRLPEGEKYFEADVNYHCGSRQADRIIFTKNGDVYLTKNHYKTFEKQ, encoded by the coding sequence ATGAACAATAAAATAAGAGCAGTACTTTTTATGTCTCTCGGGCTTCTTTTCGGGATGTCTGTGATGTATGTCTATAAAAACTTTATTGAAGATAGAAATAGCCGGACCAATACTGTAAAAACAGAAACAGTGAACTATGGAAGTACAGCGGCTTCAGATCAGCATACCGCAGAAAATACGGATTCCATTGAAAAACTGACGGAAGAAAAGACCGTGATCAATTATGTAAAGCAAAACCGCAGATTACCGGATTATTATATCACAAAAGGGGAGGCCAGAAGACAAGGGTGGAACCCGTCAAGAGGGAACCTTTGTGAGGTACTTCCCGGAAAAGCTATCGGTGGCGACAGATTCGGAAACAGGGAAAAAAGATTGCCGGAGGGAGAAAAATATTTTGAGGCAGATGTCAATTATCATTGTGGCAGCAGACAGGCAGACAGAATAATCTTTACTAAAAACGGAGATGTTTACCTTACTAAAAATCATTATAAAACTTTTGAAAAGCAGTAA
- a CDS encoding cytidine deaminase: protein MKKDIQISYEYFKNSSELNDIENQLFERAKEARENAYAPYSQFLVGCSVLLENGEIYSGNNQENAAFPSGLCAERTTLFWVAANFPNVKVKKIFVVGGPKSSHEKTPPIPPCGACRQSLIEYETKQNENIDLYFSSMNEEVVKVHAVKDLLPFYFDSTFL from the coding sequence ATGAAAAAAGACATACAGATCAGTTACGAATATTTTAAAAATAGCAGTGAACTGAATGATATTGAAAATCAATTATTCGAAAGAGCAAAGGAAGCCCGTGAAAATGCGTATGCTCCTTACTCACAGTTTCTGGTAGGATGTTCCGTATTGCTTGAAAACGGAGAAATATACTCTGGCAACAATCAGGAAAATGCAGCTTTTCCTTCGGGTCTTTGTGCAGAAAGGACGACTCTCTTTTGGGTAGCAGCCAATTTTCCTAATGTTAAGGTGAAAAAAATCTTTGTCGTAGGTGGTCCGAAATCTTCTCACGAAAAAACACCACCAATTCCACCCTGCGGAGCATGCCGTCAAAGCTTGATTGAGTATGAAACGAAGCAGAATGAGAATATCGACCTTTATTTTTCAAGCATGAATGAAGAAGTGGTAAAGGTACATGCTGTGAAAGACCTGCTTCCTTTTTATTTTGATTCGACATTTCTATAA
- the tssD gene encoding type VI secretion system tube protein TssD, producing MAGNSRGILKFNGGEGQKLLKLNYSVSRATDVSGRVASDPSNALIKITIEATEKSDILETLLNSKYKPTTGEINFNKSHEEGTLISLKWENGYVIQHEVDFDAIDSNNMLISFVVSAESIRYGSSYYEGFWPLG from the coding sequence ATGGCAGGAAATTCAAGAGGAATCTTAAAATTCAATGGAGGAGAAGGTCAGAAGTTATTAAAACTTAATTACAGTGTTTCAAGAGCTACAGATGTTTCAGGACGTGTAGCATCTGACCCGTCAAACGCACTTATTAAAATAACAATTGAAGCAACAGAGAAATCTGATATTCTGGAAACCTTACTCAACAGTAAATACAAACCGACTACCGGAGAAATTAATTTCAATAAATCCCACGAAGAAGGAACATTGATCTCCCTGAAATGGGAAAACGGATATGTAATCCAACATGAAGTGGATTTTGATGCTATCGATAGCAATAATATGCTGATCAGCTTTGTGGTGAGTGCAGAAAGCATCCGTTACGGGAGTTCCTATTATGAAGGGTTTTGGCCATTAGGCTAA
- a CDS encoding DUF2752 domain-containing protein: protein MEIEDFMLTCPSKKYLGIECLGCGAQRAILLVFEGKFYEAFKMYPAVYTLLLFFGILALSFIDRKRKYGSVLWIIITINLVIMITSYFYKHY, encoded by the coding sequence ATGGAGATTGAAGATTTCATGCTGACCTGCCCCAGTAAGAAATATCTGGGGATAGAATGTCTTGGGTGTGGTGCTCAGAGAGCCATTTTGCTGGTCTTTGAAGGAAAGTTTTATGAAGCGTTTAAAATGTATCCCGCGGTGTATACATTATTACTGTTCTTCGGAATATTGGCGTTAAGCTTCATTGACAGGAAAAGGAAATATGGTTCCGTTTTATGGATAATAATTACCATCAATCTTGTTATTATGATAACTTCTTATTTTTATAAGCATTACTGA